The window GCAGTTGAACGGGACATTTATCGTATACTGTGCCtatcatttaattaactaaacgTAGACACACTTAAGCCGAAGCACTGCCATCCACAGCAATACGGACCCAAGGAGCTGACGCCCGATCCATCTCgtgagttattataaaatttcccTCTATTTGaggcttaatttttttcattaaattacacatttgtatagaaaatatagtataaaaatgatgaatgataatgttttattttaaaatgttattattatgttagatacacatatatatgttaCGGGTAAGGTCCAAAAACAGCTAATGTACATATTACCCGGGTAATGTGAAACTTATCCATATGGAcagtgtaatgtatatattttccactttaaatatgtattatccaaccaatttatacattatccgGTGTGCTGTGGATGAAGTAACAAAATGTTActtaaaaacacttaaatgGTGAAAATGGTTCTATTATACTAGTAGTATTTCTagtggaaaaattaaattatactaatccaaaaaaaaaaaaaaaaatatttattgtaattactatTGAactcttaattataatatatttgaaaaattttactatttaattaaagtttaaaaatgaaatacaattatttattagaacacTTTGAGTTTGgatgacatttaaaattacaaagtaTTCCCCCGGATTtgcatttacatttatttgttagGCATTTAGTTTTacatagacattttttaaaaccttgGCCACCGAAAAAAGATTGCACGTTAGCGATTTTTCGTAAAGATTTTTTTGTGGCTAAAACTtccaaaatatcttttaatagTTCAGAACATACCTACTGTAAATTGATTTCTGGAATAAAGTTGATGAAGAGtaccatttttattacctagttCGTAGTATTGATCATCGCTAATAGACACAACTGCAAAGAGTATATTTTGTGGATCACCTTTACTTCTATCTACTTCTGGTAGTTTGACTCGAACTGTGTCGCCAACATTGCATGGTGGGAATTTGTTCcgaacttaattttatttgcttgTTATTCCAGcgataattttgaattgctTCTCTCATTTTCTATAGTGTTCTGAAACatttgtaatgaaaataaataatataaataatattatattttgcctAAATAAAACttgatttgtaataattacttttttaacacATAAACCACAAATAGATGTTTGTCTATTATCAAGAGTACATTTACATGATTCACAGCAACTTATAGATACTGTACTTtcctgtttaaaaaaaaaagtaaaagtaattaaaccTGAGTATAGCGACCATATATTGCCAAAAATCAAGGCTGGGCAAGTTAAcgattttataagtttagagttattcacaatttttttcgttaactcgttaagttaaacgttaactaaaaaaaaggaacttaacttaatttaaagttaaaattttataatttgcaaaataaaaaattccagacatataataatgtttattagataatttttctttGCGCCCAAAAAAATTACTGGGGGAATTTAAAATGGTACATCAAAGTATTAACTAGCTATCAAAAAAATTGCTATTCTTTGAacgaaaattaacttaatttatatatttttgaataaaattaacttgaagGTAACacattaatcttaaaaaaagtaacgagttaattaacttaacgttttaatttaattttaactttaaattctttaatgcCCAGCCTCGCCAAAAATTTACCTCTTGATCATTATGATTGTCTTTTTGCTCATAATCTGATACGACACTTTGCAATATTTCTTCCAATTCTTGTTCAGTGGTTAATTTTTCCACTGCTTCAGCTGGTAGTAAAGATGATGATAAACCAATTATCACATTAGTGGCAAACATGGCCATGTATGGTGATCTTTTAATGCCATCGTGATAAGCCCTATTTGTTATTAGCTGTACAAATCGAAGTCCCTCCGACCATGATTTACAGTTATTCGTTTTCATCCATGTtatcaacatattttgtatgttttggTTTGCTCTCTCGACACTCCCTTATGACTGATTGTGGCGTGGCTTTCCATGAACGATTTTCAGTGTGTCCCACATTTCTTTTAAgtcttctataattttatttacaaactcACGGCCATTGTCAGATTGTAATATCATTGGAGCtccgaaaatacaaaatatgttgatgAGATGTTTTGCAACTTCTTATGCTCTCTTTGTTTTTAAGGGTCTTAATTGAACGAATTTAGTAAGGTGATCCTGATATACCATAATAAACCAGAACTCTCCATCCCTCTGCGACTTCATATCAATCAAATCTACTTGGCACCTACTATGGTTCAAGACACTAGGTCTTtgcttttagatttttgttttgattgacATGATTcacaaaattttaagtaaatagacACTGCTtcttgtgttatatttttatacttttttttttaacttcagcATTCATGCAGTGTTTTCCACCATGTCCAATACTTACATGTACATCGTGTAGCACATCATAGATATTTTCATTAGTAATATAgttcaaaatgtttgtattaccTTCCAACAAcggcaatattaatttttcttcttctcCGATAGTAATGAGGTCATACCTTTTCAAAATTCTATATgccttgttaatttttattccatttgatctcacatttaaaatttccgAAACTATTTCATTATACTTAACTGCTGTTAAATaaactgaattattatttttttcattgactattttattaaaacactcGTAAAATCTTTCGCGTGAAGTCATTTTAAAAACCTATATGTACGACGTGTATATAAGGACGAACTAGCTctgtactaaatattattccacgtgtttaatcaaaaacaattatctacaattgttatttcatcgtatacattttatcaaagtaCTTTACCCATTTAGTCGTAGATAATGTGTAAAATACCCGAGTAATATACgaaataaacgttttataaatagtatttttactttatccaGCAGATACAGGTAGTGTTCACATTACCTGGGTAATATGTACGTTAACCGTATTTTGTACTTTATCTGTAACATATATACATGATAGTTCAGTACTATACGCGATAAGTTTTATGACAATCAATATACTCAATGGTGGCAATCttcgattttttatttcgttgaaaattatttttagatactaTAACGATTACGTACGATCGACTTTGATTGTTATCTacgataacaatgataattatgGTTTTCGACTGTCTGTGGCATAAAAATCTCGTTTAGATACTTCAGTCTGTTCGATTTTTTCTTTGTGATAGTTGTGTCGAATGTGCGtaggagtaaaaaaaaacccgagTTAAAATGAGTCAAAAACGAAAGAAGTTGGTACAAGTACCAGTAGTCTTcttaagtatattagtattaaaccAAAATGTTCAACTACCAATGAACCGCCCAGtccttaaaaacattttgcttCACCGTCACCGTCAACATCTGATATTGTaggtaattatgaaaatttgtcTTCTTtcgatttatcatttttttgtaaataaaaaactcgacgacaaacaaaaaattcaacTATTACAAAATGTGTGGGTcccagataataattataatttttctaatcaaCCAATTGGCaatcaaaaaagaaaatttaatatactatggtTAACTAAATACAAATGGTTaacatattcaaaaattgaagATAGTGCTTTTTGTAAAGTTTgcgtattattttcaaattccgAAGCTGGTTATAGTTCAAACCAATCACTTCATACATTTGTTAAAAAGGGGTacaataattggaaaaaaggcttaaaaaaattcgaaaaacaCGGAAgcttaaattatcataaagaaGCTAATTTAAAAGCTGACCATTTTATGGATGTCATGttaggaaaaatattatcggTTGATAAACAAATTGACAAATTTCATCACCGACAGACTTTAGAGAACCATGAAAAACTTAAaccgataataaaaataattattttgtatgaacgACAATGTCTACCACTTAGGGCACATCGAGATTATGGAACGTTTAATATAGATCAAGAGCCCGAGTGCAGCGACTATTCAGgagatacaaatttaaaacaaaatttaaagacTTGTGGAAAAAATTCAACGTATATTAGTTGGAATATTCAAAACCAAATAATAGATGCTTGCGATGAAGTCATTTTAACAAAACGtgtaactaaaattaacaacGCTAAATGTTTTACTATACTCGCTGACAAATTGTCTGATATTTCTTCTATTGAACAATTCGCATTGTGCATaagatatattgaattaaccgatgtaaacaattttaaaatagttgaaaattgtttaaaatttttaccagTAGAATCAACTTTGGGTCAAAATTTAGCAGATGTACTTTTAACAACATTGAATTCATGTGGTATTAACATGAATTATTTACGCGGACAAGGTTACGATGGGGCTGCAGCAATGAGTGGAAAATTTAAAGGTGTCCAAGGGCgtgtaatagaaaaatatccaATTGCACTCTATGTACATTGTGTTTCACACAGCTTAAATTTGGATTTATCTAATGCTGTTGATGTAGTACCTTTTAGGAATAGTTTTGGTGTTATAGAAAAAGTATACACGTTTTGTAATACATCAAAacgtcaaattatttaaaaaaattaaattcaactcTTAGTTcctgatattaataaaattaaacttgtaCAACTATGTTCAACTAGATGGGTTGAACGACACGattcaataatagtatttaatcaaCTTTTATTCGCGGCGTAGGGAAATTGGCGCTCCCATCGCCCGGTACTAAAGTATCGCAATAGCCCCTTGCTGGTGGAAAGTTCCAGGTGAACGATTCCAGCAAGGAGAGGGGAGAAATCCCCCAACCCGTTGGGCACTCCATTAATGGGGGTTTGGCGTGAGGCTAACCACCTCACACAGGAAAAAAATATGGGTTCCAGAACAACACAAAACCAAGCCtaggataaaaaattatttggataAGTTTAATCTCGGAACCTGGAATGTGCGATCGCTGTACATAGCGGGCGCACTAACAGTTGTAGAAGCTAATTTAGAACAATATGGAATTGCAATAGCAGCAATTCAAGAAGTTAGATGGACAGGAGaaggaaatttaaaatcaaagaaaCATACTATCTTTTATAGTGGTGGACAAAGACATGAGCGAGGAGTAGGATTTATTGTTAGCAATGAATACTTACCATACATAAAAAGATTTGAGCCGTATAATGACAGACTATGTTATATCCAAGTTGAATGTAAACATATgactttaataatgataaatggcTATGCACCTACAGAAGACAAGCAACAAGACGAGAAAGAAGCTTTTTATGAAGACCTGAACACGATATTCGAATCAATTGCCAAAAGCCAACCGAAGATTATCTTTGGAGATTTCAACGCTAAAATAGGAAAAGAAGAAATATATAGACCAACAATAGAAAAAGAAAGCCTCCACACTCATTCTAATGAAAATGGAAACCGACTAATTAACTTTGCAATCTCTAAAGTACTAAGGATAAGTAGCACGTGTTTCCCACACAAAACCATCCATAAAGAAACATGGGTCTCACCCGGAGGTAGTACCAAAAACCAAATTGATCATATCATGACAGATATGaagataaacaatattatagaagaTGTCAGGAGCCATCGTGGAGTGTCTGCTCAGTCAGATCACTTCTTAGTTAAagctaaaatacaaattaaactaCCTCGTAAATGgagaaaaagaataataatagaagAAAAAGTTGATATAGATA of the Aphis gossypii isolate Hap1 unplaced genomic scaffold, ASM2018417v2 Contig00310, whole genome shotgun sequence genome contains:
- the LOC126553705 gene encoding uncharacterized protein LOC126553705, with the protein product MLGKILSVDKQIDKFHHRQTLENHEKLKPIIKIIILYERQCLPLRAHRDYGTFNIDQEPECSDYSGDTNLKQNLKTCGKNSTKKIWVPEQHKTKPRIKNYLDKFNLGTWNVRSLYIAGALTVVEANLEQYGIAIAAIQEVRWTGEGNLKSKKHTIFYSGGQRHERGVGFIVSNEYLPYIKRFEPYNDRLCYIQVECKHMTLIMINGYAPTEDKQQDEKEAFYEDLNTIFESIAKSQPKIIFGDFNAKIGKEEIYRPTIEKESLHTHSNENGNRLINFAISKVLRISSTCFPHKTIHKETWVSPGGSTKNQIDHIMTDMKINNIIEDVRSHRGVSAQSDHFLVKAKIQIKLPRKWRKRIIIEEKVDIDNIRNSEMLKEYKNKLKNKLKDGIEAENIETRWKKLEGIIKTTALEHLGKKKKVQKHKWFNDKCQSAIEERDKARSLMLTNPNTENNNNFAQKLREAKRIIRREKRLWEKERIKQIEDNRTNPKLFFKQTKELKTGYNPRTEIMKEENGELVTEGEEIEKQFGKVFEELLNTQTHQDHTQIEYYTAEPEDVEPTDDEVRMTINTLKNNKSPGEDGLASELIKYGGEELIREVGKLIRDVWHKQEIPKEWQLAIICPIYKKGDRSRYQNYRGISLLNTMYKVLSGLILNRIKPYIKDIIGDHQCGFMSGKSTIDHILTVNQLVEKHYEFNNDLHLLFIDFKQVYDSINREVLWDTLITFGIPAR